DNA sequence from the Paenibacillus azoreducens genome:
AGAACGCAAAACCGAAGACTATTACATGGTGCACGACGAATTGCGTTATGCGCTTCGTTATGAAATGTTCCAGGATTTATCCAAAGAAACGATCACGTTCCGCGGGAACGAAAAAATCAGGGCTCTGCCGATGCGATCCTACGGTTCCTTTCTGCTGGGCGATGGCCTTGGCGGCTCCGGCGTTCACTGGAATGGACAAACCTTCCGTTTTTTGCCATACGATTTCGAGATTAGAAGCAAAACGATCGAACGTTATGGAAAAAGCAAAATTCCGGACGGCATGACCATTCAGGATTGGGGTATTACGTACGACGAGCTGGAGCCTTATTTTGACAAATTCGAAAAAACGGCGGGCATCTCCGGCGAAGAAAACCCGCTCGCAGGCAAGCGATCCGCCAAGTATCCGACGCCGCCGATGAAAACGACCCCGGGCATGAAGATGTTCGCCGACTCCTGCAAAACCTTGAAATATCATCCGTATCACATGCCTTCCGCGAACTTGTCGGAGCAATACACCAACCCGGACGGCATCGCGCGCGCAGCTTGCCAGTACTGCGGTTTCTGCGAACGTTTCGGCTGCGAATACGGCGCCAAGGCGGACCCTGTCGTGACGGTGATCCCGGTAGCGGTGAATACGGGCAAATTCGAGCTGCGCACGCATTCGAACGTAAGGCGGATTTTACATAAAGGCGGCAAGGCGACGGGCGTATTATATGTCGACACGACCACAGGCGAAGAATACGAACAGCCGGCGGATATCGTCGTGATGACGAGTTATGTTTTTAACAATACGCGGCTTTTGCTGCTTTCGGGAATCGGCAAACCCTATGATCCGAAGTCGGGAACGGGCGTCATCGGCAAAAACTATGCCTATCAGGTGCTTAAGGGAGCGGGCATCGGATTTTATGAAAACAAGGAATTCAACATCTTCGCGGGCGCAGGTTCGCTTGGCATGTGCATGGATGATTTCAACGGCGATAATTTCGACCATAAAGATTTGAAATTCATCCATGGCGCCAACATATCCTTCAGCCAAACCGGCGCGCGCCCAATCCAGAACAATACCGTTCCTCCGGGCACGCCGACATGGGGCAAAGATTTTAAGGCGGCATCCATCAAATATGCCAACCGGCATCTGAATGTGGGCGCTCAGGGGGCCTGCATGCCGTTCCGTCACCATTATCTTGACCTGGATACGACGTATAAAGACGAATTCGGCGATCCTCTAATGCGGATTACGTTCGACTTCGAGGACCAGGATCGGGAACTGGTGAAATTCATGGGGACCAAATGCGGCGAAATTTTGAAGCAGATGGGCGCGGATAAAGTCGTTGCAAACACGGAACTTGCGCCTTATGAAATTACGACCTATCAATCAACCCACAACACCGGAGGCGTCATTATGGGCGGCAGTCCCGATACCTCTGCGGTAAACAAATATTTGCAAATGTGGGATATGGATAATCTGTTTGTTGTCGGGGCTTCGGCATTTCCGCATAACAGCGGCTACAACCCTACGGGGACGGTAGGCGCGCTGGCTTACCGGGCGGCGGAAGGGGTTCTTAAGTATCACAAAAAACCGGGAAGTCTCGTTTAGAGGCATATATGAAAAGCACAGAAGCCGCGAAGGGGAATGTTCCCTTTTGCGGCTTTTTTAATTATCCGCTGATGAAGTTTTTTGCTGCCGGCACGACTTTGGTTCTCGCGGCTTTTGTTTTTTTCTTCGCCGGCGCCGAGAAGGGCTTATACCCTCCCGGATAGATCAAGCCGATTTTGCAGCCCAAGTCCAGGGAAAGCCGCTCCGCAGAGGTTTGTTCCTCCTGCTGGATCAGATGGAGCAATATATGCGCACAGGCTTTGGCATCATCAAGCGCATCATGGTGATGAAGCGGGATGCCGTACCATTCGGCAAGCACGTTCAGTTTGTGGGAGGGCAGCCAGTTCAGCATTTTTTTGCTGAGCAAATACGTGCAGTAATAATGGAAGCTTGGATATTCGATTGAAGCACGGTCAAGACAATATCGCAGTACGCTCATGTCAAATGAAGCGTTATGCGCGACGATGTGTTTGCCGTCAAGCAGCGGCTGCAATTCAGGCCAAAGCTCATGAAAGGTGGGCATGCCCTGTACCATCGACTCCGTTATGCCATGAATTTGTATGTTGCGGTAATCAAAAGGCTGGCCGGGATCGATCAGCCAGGACCGTTCAGACACGACGGCGCCGTCCTTCACTTCGACCAGGCCGAGAGAACAGGCGCTGCTGCGGTTTGCGTTTGCGGTTTCAAAGTCAATCGCTATAAAATCCATAAGTAGTGCTCCTTACTAACATTGTATGTTCATAGTAAAACAGGAGAGAGGGGATTACAATCTTGCTTTTCGTTTTGCGTATGGGCTGAGCGGTTTTAATTACTGAGATCGATTTAAAGGACATATCTAGTATCTAAGCACTCTAAAAGGGTGCTCTTTGGCCATTAAGGCCTTTAGGGCACCCTTATTCCATCAGTTTAAGAAACTCCTGCAAAACTTGCGATTTCTCCTCTTTTCTCCACACAAAAGACATCTCCATGCTGTAATCGGCTTCATCCAACTCTCGATAGATGACCCCGATGTTCCTCTGATTCTGGAATGAGGCGGGGACAAAGGCAACACCCACACCTGCAGATACAAAAGCAACAATGGTCAGAATTTCCGGCGTTTCCATAGATATTTTGGGCTGATATCCGGCTTTATAACATAGATTGATAACAGCATCATGGTAAATCGAACCGTTATTTCGGGAAGGTATAATAAATTCTTCATTGGCAAGATCTTGTGTACGTAAACTTGTTCGGCTTGCTAATGGATGCGTATCTGGAAGAGCCACGATGAATTTCTCCCTAAGAATGACTTTGGAATTCAATAAAGGATTTTGGATTGGGGTCCGAACGATAGCCAAATGAATACTTCCATCATGCAAAGCTTGCAATTGGTTGGACGTTTTCATTTGATGTATCACCAAATTCACTGAAGGAAACCGCAAACGATAGTTCTGCAGAATAGGAACAATATTATAAGTAGTCGAACCTACAAATCCAATGTCAAGTCTGCCTGTAGCACCCTTATGAGCCTGTTCTGCGGCGTTCGCAGCCCTTTCAATATGTTTCAAAGTCAGCCGGCATTCTTCTAAAAATACCTTTCCCGCTTCTGTAAGTTCAACTCGTTGCTTGTTGCGAAATAATAGCGGAAATCCCAATTCATTTTCTAACTGGCGAATTTGTTGGCTAAGGGGTGGCTGTGCAATGTTTAAGCGGGAGGCGGCCCGGCCAAAATGCAATTCCTCAGCAACGGTAACAAAGTAACGCAGATGTCGTAGTTCCATTATCTTCCCTCCCGTTACTATCATTTTACATCTTTGTAGTTTAATTTAAAATGCATTGCCCTACAATCATCGCATCATACATACGGCATATTACGAGAGACGATATGAATATTAGACGGGTGAATAGAATGATTTTAAACTTTAGTTAATGTTGGAAAATAAGATGAACATCATAATTAGTGCTTGAAAAAGGCGAAAGTAGCGGAGGGGACGGAATCGATCTGAAGAAGCGACAGCGTTCGCCTTTGTCTCCGAATTTCTACCTTTTTGAAAAATAAAATTCAAGAAATTTGGAGACAACAGCGATCGGAAGAACGATCCGTAACCGCAGCGGTCACCTCGCACAATGTCAAGAACTAATTTCAGTATTGAGCCAAAAAATTCATAAAGGAGAGGAAAACGATGAGTACGCAATATCAACCTGGTCTTGAAAACGTGATCGCAAGTGAGACAACCATTTCTTATCTTGATGTTGAGAATGAAGAGATTGTATTGCGTGGTTATAACTTGATCGAACTTGCGAAACAAGTGACATATTTGGACATTGTCGGGTTAATGTTGGACGGTACCCTGCCCACAAGTGATCAGCGTATTTCGTTGGAAGATCAATTGAAATCCGAATATGATTTTCCACAAGATGTACTTTCTATGCTGAAGCTGTTCCCCGAGAAGGCGAATTTAATGGATGTCCTAAGAACAGGAGTCTCAGCTATTGCCAGTTATGACGATGAACTCGAGGATCGGTCCCGAGAAGCGAACTATCGAAAATCGATCCGGTTGTTAGCCAAAGTGCCGCAAATCGTCGCTAACGGTTACCGTGCCGTATCCAAGCAGCCTTTCGTGGAACCGCGCAAGGATCTTTCCTATACTGGCAATTTTCTATATATGATTACAGGCAAAGAGCCCATGAAAATGGAGGAAATGGTGTTTGACCAATCCTTGATCGCGTACAGCGAACATGAAATGCCAAACTCCACTTTTGCCGCACGGGTTATCGCCTCGACCCAAGCCGATATATATGGAGCGTTAGCTGGTGCAGTTGCATCCCTTAAAGGCACTTTGCACGGCGGCGCGAACGAAGCGGTTATGAAAATGCTGCTCGAGGTTGGATCGGAAGCCGATATTGAACCGCTATTGATGGATAAATTATCCCGGAAAGAACGTATTATGGGCTTCGGTCACCGTGTTTATATGAAAAAAGTAGATCCGCGCGCAGTGCTTATGAAAGAAGCGTTAGCCGAATTGGTTAAGGAAAAGAATCAGCAGGAATTATTACGTATGTGCGTCATAGGGGAAGAAGTGATGAAGCGGGAGAAGGGACTTTATCCAAACCTGGATTATTATGCTGCCCCGGTTTATCATCTTCTCGGGATTCCCATTGAATTGTTTACACCGGTTTTTCTCGCCGCAAGAACGATCGGCATTTGTGCGCACGTTATAGAGCAGCATGAAAATAATCGGTTGTTCAGGCCGCGCGTCCTTTATAAAGGACCACGGAATTTACATCCCCAAGATTCTTCATATATTCAAATTGGAGAGGGAGAGCTGAATGAACACTGTTAAATCTATACAAGCGAATGATGTAAGAGTCGATCCGATCCTGGTTGAGATTGCGGATTATGTATTGGATCATGTTGTAGAGAGTGAAGAAGCATATCACATCGCTCAGCATGTCCTGTTAGATTCAATAGGAACTGGAATATTATCATTGCGATTTCCGGAATGCACGAAGCATCTCGGACCGATTGTTCCAGGGGCATTTCTGCCAGGCGGGGCAAGGGTACCAGGAACGAGATTCGAACTTGATCCTGTTCATGCGGCATTCAATATCGGCTGCATGATCCGGTGGCTCGATTATAATGATACCTGGCTTGCTGCCGAGTGGGGACATCCTTCGGATAACCTCGGAAGCATACTTGCAACCGCTGACTACTTAAGCCGAAGACGTGTATCAGAAGGGCTTACGCCACTGAAGATCAAAGATGTGCTGACTGCCGCCACCAAAGCCCATGAAATTCAGGGCGTACTGGCGCTTGAAAACAGCTTGAATCGCGTAGGTCTGGATCACGTGCTCTTTGTAAAAGTTGCGTCTACGGCAGTGGTTACGGCCATGCTGGGAGGAAATAAGGATGAGGTTATCAATGCGCTCTCCAATGCGTGGCTCGATGGCGGCAGTTTAAGAACTTACCGCCATGCCCCGAACACCGGATCGCGAAAATCCTGGGCGGCTGGCGATGCCACAAGCCGGGCGGTACGTCTGGCTCTGATGGCCGTAAACGGGGAAATGGGATATGCCACCGCGCTTTCGGCACAAAACTGGGGATTCCAGGATGTTTTATTCAAGGGTAAGGAATTGACCCTCGGACGCCCGCTTGGTTCTTACGTCATGGAAAACGTGCTGTTTAAAATTTCTTTCCCTGCTGAATTTCATGCACAAACTGCGGTCGAATGTTCCTTTGAACTTCACGAATCGGTGAAAGACCGGTTAGACGAGATCAGTCAAATTACGCTGACCACGCATCAATCGGCTATCCGGATCATTGATAAAAAAGGCCCTCTGAACAATCCTGCAGACCGGGATCATTGTTTACAATATATGGTTGCGATCGGGTTGTTGTTTGGTACGTTAACCGCAGAACATTATGAGGATGAGTTGGCAAATGATCCAAGAATCGATGCGCTTAGGGATAAAATGATCGTCATCGAAGATGAACAGTACAGCAAAGATTATCTCGATCCGGCGAAACGATCCATTGCCAATGCGATTCAAATACACTTCAAAGATGGAACTCACACGGAAAAGGTCGTTTGCGAATATCCGATTGGCCATCGGCGGCGGCGTAAAGAAGGTTTGCAGAAAGTTATCGAAAAATATGAAGCCAATTTATTAACGAGATTCCCGCGGAAAAAGACAGCCGACATTATACAACTCTCATTAGATTATGACCGCTTGCTTAAGACGCCGGTTCAGCAATTTATGAACATGTTTGTGATCTGATTTGCGAAAATTAAGGCTTACTGGAGGTAATTATGGCTTGGCTAATTGAAGAGGAACCGGACCAAAAGCAGTTGGCTGCACAATTCCGAAAGCTTGTTAGTGGCCCAACGATTGTTAAAATTCCCGGAGCTCATGATGGGATGGCTGCAAGAATTGCCAAACAATTTGATTTTAAAGCGATCTATCTCTCTGGAGCCGCTTATACGGCCAGCAGAGGTTTGCCGGATTTAGGCCTTATCTACTCCAACGAGGTAGCTGAGCGTGCACGCGAGCTGATTCGCGCATCCGGACTCCCATTGTTGGTTGATATCGATACAGGTTTCGGAGGTATATTAAACGTAGCCCGAACCGCAAAGGAAATGGTGGAGGCTAAGGTAGCAGCCGTTCAAATTGAGGATCAGGAAATGCCGAAAAAATGCGGCCATTTAAATGGCAAGAAGCTTGTTTCCGCTGAGGAAATGGTTCAAAAAATCCGTACGATCAAAGAAGTGAGTCCTACACTTTTCGTTGTTGCCCGTACAGATGCGAAAAGCGTGGAAGGAATCGAGGCGGCAATGGATAGAGCTAAACAATATCTGGCTGCGGGGGCGGATGGTATTTTCCCGGAAGCATTGGAAAGCGAAGAAGAATATAGACGTTTCAGTTCCTCTGTAAATTGCTCTTTGCTGGCCAATATGACTGAATTCGGAAAAACTCCATATTATACTGCGGATCAATTTGAAAGCTGGGGATATAACATGGTAATCTATCCCGTTACCTCCCTGCGAGTGGCGGCCAAAGCGTATGAGCGGGTTTTTGCGGAGATCAGCCAAACCGGGACGCAAATAAATTCACTCCATGATATGCAGACGAGACAAGAACTTTACGATTCGATTCGGTATTATGATTATGAAGCGTTGGATGGAAAAATAGCGAAGACCGTTTTGCCGAAACCGTAAAAAAGATTATTTACCATGCAAAGGCGCCGTGAAACAACGGCGTCTTTTTGTGGTGTGGCGTGCCCAACCAAGCACGCATCTCTAGCCGGTGTAAGCCCGATCTAACAATGTTAATAGTAAAACAGGAGAGAGGGGATTTCATCTTGCTTTCGTTTTGCCGAAGCTTGGCTGAAAATGATACAATAATACATAAAAAACTGGAAGAGGCGAAGCCATATGACAATGGAAAACAACCGTATGCTTGTATTCGTAGGTTCTTATGCCGAGGAATCCACGGGCGGCGTGTATGTATATGAATTTGACGAAAAACTTGGGGAACTGGCCCGTCTGGATCAAGTCTCCGGACTAAAAAATCCGACTTTCCTTAACTTGGATACGAAGCAGCGCCGCTTGTACGTCATCAGCGAAACGGCTGCGGAAGACGGCTCGAAACGAAGTGACGCCGTTTCATTTCATATTCTTCCCGAAGAAGGGAAGCTGCGGGAGATCAACCGCGCGAATGCGCTTAACGGCCCTTCATGCCATATCCAGCGCAGCGCGGACAACCGTTATCTGACGCTTGCCAGCTATCATAAGGGTTCGATCAGCTTGGTTGAGCTGAAGGCAGACGGATCTGTAGGTCCTGTATTGGATATCCGGAATCATCAAGGGCAGGGGCTAGAGCAAAAATCGCATGTTCACTCCTCCTTTTACAGTCCGGATCAGCGTTTTTTGTTTGTAAGCGATTTGGGTCTGGATACGATCTTCATCTACCGGATCGATAGCGGGGAAGGGAAGCTTGTACTTCACGGAGAGGCTAAAGTCAAGCAAGGTGCGGGGCCGCGCCATCTGACCTTCCATCCAAACGGAAAGTTCGCCTACGTGATCAATGAGCTGGATTCCACCGTGACCGCGTTCAGCTATGATGCGGATCAAGGAGCGTTAACGGAAATCGAAACCGTATCGACGCTGCCTGAAGGAACCACCGTGGATAACGGATGCGCGGAAATTACCATTTCCGAAGACGGACGTTTTCTGTATGGTTCCAACCGGGGACATGACAGCATTGTCGTATATGCGGTTGATCCGGCGGCAGGCCGGCTGAATGTCATTCAGCATGTGTCCGTAGAAGGGAAGCATCCGCGGCATTTCTCCATCGTTCCAGGCGGCCGTTACGTGCTTGCGGTGAATCGGGATACCAACAATTTGACGGTATTTGCGAGAGACGGAGAGAGCGGCAAGCTGAGCTACACCGGCAAGTCGTATGAAATTTCGAAGCCTGTCTGCGTTTGGGCCGATCGGTTTTAATATGAATCCTCAATTCGACGAATCAATGTTGCATTCAAGGAAGGGGAAGATATGGATAGAGATCGGCAAATTTTAGCGTTAATCAAAGAAAACCCATTTATTTCCCAACAAGAATTATCAGCGAAACTCGGACTGTCCAGATCAGCCGTCGCCGGTTATATATCCGCTTTAATGAAAAAAGGTGAAATCATCGGACGAGCCTACATCGTTCGGGAGGAGTCACGGATTACTTGCATCGGCGGGGCCAATATAGATCGCAAATCACAAACTTTGCAGCCTATTCAATACGGAACGTCCAACCCGGCAACGATTAAACAGTCTACCGGAGGCATATCGCGAAACGTGGCGGAGAATTTGGGCAGGCTGGGATGCCGAGTTTCCCTGATCACTTTAATCGGAGACGATCAAGAAGGAAAATGGCTCATGGAAGAAACCAAGCGCTACGGAGTGGATGTCAGCCAATGCTTGGCCGTGAACATGGAAAAAACAGGGACGTATACCTCTGTTTTTAACGATACAGGCGAAATGGTTCTCGCAGTTGCCGATATGCAAATCTACGACCAATTCAGCATCGAATTCATTGAAGCGCGTTGGTCGCATCTGGCATCGTCCAATATCATATTCGCCGATTCCAACCTTCCCAAAGAATCTTTGACTTATTTGATCAAAAGATGCGAAAAAGAACAGCTGACGTTATGGGTCAAGCCGGCTTCCGCACCCAAAGCTTCGAGACTCCCTTTTAATCTGCAGGGGATCGAGCTGCTGATTGCCAATCGCGAGGAAACAGCAGTATTGACTGACCTGGAAATTGCCACGATTGACGACTGCAAGAAAGCGGCTGAACAGATCATTCAACGCGGAGCCAAGCAAGTGATATGCACCTTGGGGCGAGAGGGAGTGTTCTGGGCAGCGCGTGACGGAAGACAAGAGCATCTCCTTCCCTTCCAAGGAGAGGTTCCGTACAGCACTGGCGGTGAGGAAGCCTTGATTAGCGGCGCGCTGTTCGGTATGACGCATGGGGAACCATTCGAGCAAGCTGTACGTTTAGGGATGGCTGCTTCAATGATCACCTTGCAAACCTCCGATGCCATTGCTGACATCACGATTGAGCAGCTTTATTCGCTGGTTAAAAAAATAACAATACATGATTAAATTTCGTGATCGATTGTTTTGAAACAATCAAATCATCAGATATGAATCGCCGATCGTTCCTTACGCCAGAGGACCGATCGGTTTTTTTGCGTCAAGAATCAGTGTTTGCTAATCAAAAAAAAGAATTGACAAACAATAATGTAAGCGTATACTAAACATAAGTTTATAATAACAACATTTGTTTAGGGGGTGTGGAATTTGCGTGATGCCTTTCGCGATGCCTTTATTGAGGGAGAACTAAAATCCCCCATGATCTGTATCGGGGGAGCAAATGTTGATAAGAAATTGTATGTCAAAAATGAAATCGTTAACAAAACATCGAATCCGGTCAAATCCTCCAGAACAGTTGGCGGAGTAGCAAGAAACATTGCAGAAAACTTGGGACGGTTAGGGGAAGACGTTATCCTGCTTTCGGCGAGAGGGAATGATCCAGACTGGCTGGACATTTACCAGTCGTCCTCACCGTATATGAATTTGAACCATGTCACCAAGTTCGAGGATGCAACTACGGGCTCCTACACAGCTGTTTTAGACCAGAACGGCGATTTATCGATAGCGCTGGCGGATATGGATATTTTCGATCGGCTTACGCCCGAGCTGCTTTTGAAAGACATCGATCTTCTTCTCCAAGCGAAATGCATTATCGTGGATTTGAATTGTCCCATTGAAACGATCGAGTTTCTACGTGTCTTTACAGCCCGGCATCAGATTCCATTCGTCATTATCCCCGTATCGTCCCCCAAAATGAACAGGCTTCCAAGAAATCTGTCCGGCGTGAGTTGGCTCATCGTCAATAAAGACGAAACAGAATATTACATGAACATCAATATCCGCGATATGAAAGATTGGGAGGAGGCAGTCGCCAGGTGGCTGGAGATGGGAATCAAAAACGTGATCGTAACCAACGGTTCCAAGGGAGTCGTTGCAGGATTTGAGAATGGAGGAATCCATCATTATCCGGCAATCGCAGCGCCGATTGTCGTCGACGTCACGGGAGCGGGAGATTCTTTTTGCGCAGGCGTGATCTATTCCTGGCTGCAAAGGAAAAAAACAGATTCCATTATCCAATCCGGTCTGGTGAATGCGCAAAAAACGATCATGTCCCAATGTACGGTCCGACAAGAATTATCCCGAAAACAATTTAATTTAGAGATGGAGGAATTTCAAATGAAACAATACATCGAACTGTCCGCAGAGGTACAACAAGCCAAAGAGGAAGGAAAAGCCATCGTGGCTTTGGAATCTACGATCATTTCCCATGGCATGCCTTACCCGCAAAACGTCAAAACCGCCCGCGAGGTTGAACAAATCATCCGGGATCAAGGCGCCGTTCCGGCAACGATCGCGATCATTGACGGAAAAATCAAAATCGGCTTGACGGATGATGAACTGGAGCTGTTCGGAAAAAGCTCAGGCGTGGCTAAAGTATCCAGACGCGATTTGGCCCAAGTGATCGCAACCAAACAACTGGGTGCAACGACGGTCGCAACGACCATGATCTGCGCTGATTTGGCGGGCATCAGAATCTTTGTCACAGGGGGGATCGGCGGGGTTCATAAAGGCGCAGAAACGACGATGGATATTTCCGCAGACCTTGACGAGCTGGCCCAAACGGATGTGGCCGTCATTTGTGCAGGCGCTAAATCCATCCTGGATCTGGGGCTTACCCTGGAATACCTTGAAACCAAAGGGGTACCGGTCATTGGATATCAGACGGAATATCTGCCGGCATTCTACACGAGAAAAAGCGAGCATAAGTTAAACTTCTCGACGGATTCTATCGAAGTTATCGCCGAAACGTTGAAAACCAAATGGGAGCTGCACCTGAAGGGCGGGGCCGTGATTGCAAATCCGATTCCTGAAGAGTATGCCATGGATGAAGAGTTTATCAATGGAATCATCGCTCAAGCGATCAAAGAGGCCGAAGACAATCATATTATCGGCAAAGACAGCACGCCATTCCTGCTTGGAAAAATCAAAGATTTAACAAGCGGCCAAAGCCTTGCTGCCAACATCGAGTTAGTCAAGCACAATGCGAAAGTCGGCAGCCAAATCGCAGTCAGCTTCAACAATAAAACGAAATAATACGTAATAATAAGAAATACGAGTTCATCCGAATTGAATCTGGTTATATAAAAACTGCATCTCATATTGTTAGATGATGTCTAACAATTGAGGTGCATTTCATTTTTGGGACAACCTCTTTTTTTGCTAAGATAACAGAGAGCATGTTTATCGCATCAGCAATAGGCATGATGAAATGGATTCATTTATAAAGTATTTATTAACTTTCAGAGCAGCGAAGTTTCGCTCGTTATAATAAGCATCAAGGAGAGGGATACACCATGGGGATACTGCCTAATCAGGCGAAAGCCAAAATATTGATCGTCGAAGATGATCCGCAAATCGCGCGCATTGTTTTGGATCATTTGCGGCGGGAAGATTTTGAGTGTACATGGGCTTCCACCGGCCTTGAAGGTTGGGAGGAGTTCCGCCGGATGAAGCCGGATCTCGCTGTCGTGGATATTATGCTGCCGGAGATGGACGGTTTCGATCTATGCCGGAATATCCGTCTCGCCAGCGACGTGCCGCTTTTACTGATGAGCGCGAAGCAGGAGGACCAGGCGAAGGTAGAAGGGCTTGAGCTCGGAGCGGATGATTACATCACAAAACCGTTCAGTTTGACCGAAATGACGGCACGCATTAAATCGCATTTACGCAGATTCCGGCGTTATCAACATCCGGATCACGTGAACAAAGAGCAAGTCTGGAGCTATGAAGGCGGACTGACGCTGGACATCGCGAAACGGCAAGCTGTTATGGAAGGAAGAACCCTAGAACTGACCTCAAAGGAATGGTCGCTCCTGCATTTGCTTGCCGCTCATCCGGAACGTTTATTTACTAAAAAAGAGCTGTATGAGCATGTCTGGCAGCAAACGGACGCCGAAGGCAACAATACGGTGACCGTACATATCAAATCGCTGCGCGGCAAGCTGAAGGAAGATCCGCGCGATCCGCGCCTGATTCAAACCGTATGGGGCAGCGGATACCGCTTTATCGGAGTCAAGCTGCCATGAAGATGAAAACATGGGTTTTGCTGAGTTACCTGGTTGTCATGCTCCTTCCCCTTGTGGCCCTATATGGTTTGTACCTGATCCTGAACAGTTTTTATGAACGGCAGAACGTCTCGGAAACCATCACGGCATCCAAAGAAATGACGGCGATTGAAGAGAAGCTTGAGAATACCCGATGGTACCGCGTTCAGCCGAGAAG
Encoded proteins:
- a CDS encoding GMC family oxidoreductase, giving the protein MATKLPKTDVVIVGVGWGGGIIAAELTKSGLSVVGLERGKERKTEDYYMVHDELRYALRYEMFQDLSKETITFRGNEKIRALPMRSYGSFLLGDGLGGSGVHWNGQTFRFLPYDFEIRSKTIERYGKSKIPDGMTIQDWGITYDELEPYFDKFEKTAGISGEENPLAGKRSAKYPTPPMKTTPGMKMFADSCKTLKYHPYHMPSANLSEQYTNPDGIARAACQYCGFCERFGCEYGAKADPVVTVIPVAVNTGKFELRTHSNVRRILHKGGKATGVLYVDTTTGEEYEQPADIVVMTSYVFNNTRLLLLSGIGKPYDPKSGTGVIGKNYAYQVLKGAGIGFYENKEFNIFAGAGSLGMCMDDFNGDNFDHKDLKFIHGANISFSQTGARPIQNNTVPPGTPTWGKDFKAASIKYANRHLNVGAQGACMPFRHHYLDLDTTYKDEFGDPLMRITFDFEDQDRELVKFMGTKCGEILKQMGADKVVANTELAPYEITTYQSTHNTGGVIMGGSPDTSAVNKYLQMWDMDNLFVVGASAFPHNSGYNPTGTVGALAYRAAEGVLKYHKKPGSLV
- a CDS encoding 3'-5' exonuclease, with translation MDFIAIDFETANANRSSACSLGLVEVKDGAVVSERSWLIDPGQPFDYRNIQIHGITESMVQGMPTFHELWPELQPLLDGKHIVAHNASFDMSVLRYCLDRASIEYPSFHYYCTYLLSKKMLNWLPSHKLNVLAEWYGIPLHHHDALDDAKACAHILLHLIQQEEQTSAERLSLDLGCKIGLIYPGGYKPFSAPAKKKTKAARTKVVPAAKNFISG
- a CDS encoding LysR family transcriptional regulator, translating into MELRHLRYFVTVAEELHFGRAASRLNIAQPPLSQQIRQLENELGFPLLFRNKQRVELTEAGKVFLEECRLTLKHIERAANAAEQAHKGATGRLDIGFVGSTTYNIVPILQNYRLRFPSVNLVIHQMKTSNQLQALHDGSIHLAIVRTPIQNPLLNSKVILREKFIVALPDTHPLASRTSLRTQDLANEEFIIPSRNNGSIYHDAVINLCYKAGYQPKISMETPEILTIVAFVSAGVGVAFVPASFQNQRNIGVIYRELDEADYSMEMSFVWRKEEKSQVLQEFLKLME
- the mmgD gene encoding citrate synthase; the encoded protein is MSTQYQPGLENVIASETTISYLDVENEEIVLRGYNLIELAKQVTYLDIVGLMLDGTLPTSDQRISLEDQLKSEYDFPQDVLSMLKLFPEKANLMDVLRTGVSAIASYDDELEDRSREANYRKSIRLLAKVPQIVANGYRAVSKQPFVEPRKDLSYTGNFLYMITGKEPMKMEEMVFDQSLIAYSEHEMPNSTFAARVIASTQADIYGALAGAVASLKGTLHGGANEAVMKMLLEVGSEADIEPLLMDKLSRKERIMGFGHRVYMKKVDPRAVLMKEALAELVKEKNQQELLRMCVIGEEVMKREKGLYPNLDYYAAPVYHLLGIPIELFTPVFLAARTIGICAHVIEQHENNRLFRPRVLYKGPRNLHPQDSSYIQIGEGELNEHC
- a CDS encoding bifunctional 2-methylcitrate dehydratase/aconitate hydratase, coding for MNTVKSIQANDVRVDPILVEIADYVLDHVVESEEAYHIAQHVLLDSIGTGILSLRFPECTKHLGPIVPGAFLPGGARVPGTRFELDPVHAAFNIGCMIRWLDYNDTWLAAEWGHPSDNLGSILATADYLSRRRVSEGLTPLKIKDVLTAATKAHEIQGVLALENSLNRVGLDHVLFVKVASTAVVTAMLGGNKDEVINALSNAWLDGGSLRTYRHAPNTGSRKSWAAGDATSRAVRLALMAVNGEMGYATALSAQNWGFQDVLFKGKELTLGRPLGSYVMENVLFKISFPAEFHAQTAVECSFELHESVKDRLDEISQITLTTHQSAIRIIDKKGPLNNPADRDHCLQYMVAIGLLFGTLTAEHYEDELANDPRIDALRDKMIVIEDEQYSKDYLDPAKRSIANAIQIHFKDGTHTEKVVCEYPIGHRRRRKEGLQKVIEKYEANLLTRFPRKKTADIIQLSLDYDRLLKTPVQQFMNMFVI
- the prpB gene encoding methylisocitrate lyase, with the protein product MAWLIEEEPDQKQLAAQFRKLVSGPTIVKIPGAHDGMAARIAKQFDFKAIYLSGAAYTASRGLPDLGLIYSNEVAERARELIRASGLPLLVDIDTGFGGILNVARTAKEMVEAKVAAVQIEDQEMPKKCGHLNGKKLVSAEEMVQKIRTIKEVSPTLFVVARTDAKSVEGIEAAMDRAKQYLAAGADGIFPEALESEEEYRRFSSSVNCSLLANMTEFGKTPYYTADQFESWGYNMVIYPVTSLRVAAKAYERVFAEISQTGTQINSLHDMQTRQELYDSIRYYDYEALDGKIAKTVLPKP
- a CDS encoding lactonase family protein, translated to MTMENNRMLVFVGSYAEESTGGVYVYEFDEKLGELARLDQVSGLKNPTFLNLDTKQRRLYVISETAAEDGSKRSDAVSFHILPEEGKLREINRANALNGPSCHIQRSADNRYLTLASYHKGSISLVELKADGSVGPVLDIRNHQGQGLEQKSHVHSSFYSPDQRFLFVSDLGLDTIFIYRIDSGEGKLVLHGEAKVKQGAGPRHLTFHPNGKFAYVINELDSTVTAFSYDADQGALTEIETVSTLPEGTTVDNGCAEITISEDGRFLYGSNRGHDSIVVYAVDPAAGRLNVIQHVSVEGKHPRHFSIVPGGRYVLAVNRDTNNLTVFARDGESGKLSYTGKSYEISKPVCVWADRF